The Daphnia pulicaria isolate SC F1-1A chromosome 12, SC_F0-13Bv2, whole genome shotgun sequence genome contains a region encoding:
- the LOC124316572 gene encoding nuclear cap-binding protein subunit 2-like, whose product MAVPSTYRDQHFKGSRVEQERLLNQSCTLYVGNLSFYTTEEQIHELFGKCGDVKRIIMGLDKFTRTPCGFCFVEFYLRNDSENAIRFVNGTRLDDRIVRTDWDAGFIEGRQYGRGKTGGQVRDEYRTDFDGGRGGWGKMIQQKVATSAAANN is encoded by the exons ATGGCGGTTCCAAGCACATACCGAGACCAACATTTCAAA GGTTCCCGGGTAGAGCAGGAGCGTCTGTTGAATCAATCTTGCACCCTGTATGTTGGAAACTTGTCCTTTTATACAACTGAAGAACAG atCCATGAATTGTTTGGGAAATGTGGTGATGTCAAGAGAATCATCATGGGATTGGACAAGTTTACTAGGACCCCTTGTGGATTTTGTTTTGTAGA GTTTTACCTGAGGAATGATTCAGAAAATGCCATCAGGTTTGTGAATGGAACAAGACTGGATGACAGAATTGTGAGAACTGACTGGGATGCTGGCTTCATTGAAGGAAGACAATATGGCAGAGGCAAAACTGGAGGACAG GTGAGAGATGAATACCGAACTGACTTTGATGGTGGCAGAGGAGGATGGGGCAAAATGATTCAGCAGAAGGTGGCcacatctgctgctgctaacAATTGA